The window AAACGTGCCACAGCTTCGTGCCCCGGCTGCAGCCGGCCATCGGGGTGGCCTGCGTCTGTGAAGGATGGAGTGCCCAGGAAGACAACGTCATCTACCGCCTGCTCGTGCCCATGAGAGCTCCCCCTGGGCACGCCTTCCGTGTGGAGCTGGGCAACCCAAAGGGGGCATCAAAAAGGAAGTCCTGTCTGCGTGTGGAGCTGGAGTGCATGTGTGCGAGGGAGCGGCTGCTGGGggacatgctctgctttctccaccacACTCGGAGGGAGCTGAGAGAAAACCAGGAAGCCAGCCTCCTCAACACCTTGTGCAGGGCCTCCTACCTGGACGTGCAGAAAACCACGCGCTGGTTCCAGCAGCGGgtgaaagcagcctggaaatGTCTGCCTCAGTCGCGTGACTGgggcctggagctggtgccCTCCGACCACTCCTGCAAGATCAAGCTGACCCCCCCCTCCAAGAGCACCTTCACCATCGAGATGACTCTTGGGGTGCAGCTTGATGAATCGGGCACGTTCCTGAGCTTTGACTAGGCTCAGACTATGCTTCCgtcttcttctctgtttctgtctttccaagTATGTCCTTCTCTCTCTTAAATAAAACTAATAGTAGTATTAACCATACCAGCGCTCCTCTCGTTCTTCCCGCTGAGCACCGATGCTGAGCACGTAGGGatgtgctgtgagaagagaggagcaCACAAAAGCGTGGCACTGACCTGTACCATGCAGGACTTAAGCTCTTCTGCCTACGCAGGTAAACCCACTATGAGGGGACCTGCTGAAAACTCAATTATCCCAGTTCCTGCATCATCACAGAGCATCGCCGTGTCTTATTCAAGCCGCCGgaccttcctctgtgcttggcGTAAGGCAGATGGCTGTGTCAGCATCAGGGAAGGGAGATCTGGTACCTCagcaagcagggagaaaatatgatcaAACAGCTTGTGGGTTGAGACAGGGACAGGGACATCTCTCACCAGCTACCATCCCAGCTTTTGGAAGACAAAGTCAATTTATTGCCAGTTAATGACAGGgttgaacagtgaaaacaaagcaaatctaaaaaaacccacttttcTCCTACAACCTCTACTCTCAAGGCTCAACTTTACGCCTGAAACTTCAACCACCTCCCCGCAAgatgagcaggagggacaggggatggggctgtggtcagtccttAATGTTtcgtctctgctgctcctccgtGGCCACTGTCTTCCCCCATGAAGGATGCTGCTGAATCCAGAACTGATCCTGTCtgagcttcccacaggctgcagcgctccaagccctgccccagcacggcTTTGAACCGTGAGGTGTATctgtcaggcactgctccaccCAGGTCCCCGTGGCTGGCAGCTCCCCCTGGCCTCCGCCCCCACTGCGGGCTGCTCtccgtgggctgcagctccagcccagggctgctccatgtgctttggcctcctccaggcctcGTCCACTGCTGCACCGTGGGCTCCTTCCTGGCTGTGCGTGGAGGTCTGCCCTGCGCAGTGCccacgggctgcagggggacagcctgctccaccatgtggagcagaaatggctgcagagaCATTGAATGCCTTCCTCACCACTGTCTTCAACGTGGATGATGAGCTCTGGGAAACCCAGAGACATGAGTTGGAGGACTGTGACTGTGATAAGAATAAACCCCCGGACAACCCCAAACGTGTGTagggtttgctgctgcagctggatgcatgCAAGTCTACGAGACCCGCACGGGTTCATCCCGTGGAACTGCAAGGAGCTCCATAGGACTCCATTTCAGGGCCAGTTGTCTTTCACGTTTTCCGCACTTGGTTGGATACAGGAATTGAAAGTATAGGAGACAACTCTGTGAATGACACTGAGCCGGGAGGAACTGTTGATTCCCTGAGGGTGcgcaggccttgcagagagatctggacaaaCTGAGGGGgtgcttttataatttctttgggGAGCCCAGGTGTCTGATCATGCATCTTTGAATCATGGCTGGCgatcagtttccttttatagaTTCCTTCCAATTGTTTTTTTAGCCCTAACCTGCATTGTTTCTGCTGGAGCCCTCGGGTACACATAAGATGTTCAGGTAGCACATGCTGCCAGCGCGGATCCGGGTCTCGTTACTCAGCCAAGCCAATTGAATGCTGTGAAGCACACCTTCCAAAATACGGATTAAAGGAACCTCGGCTCTGACAACACCACACAAGcacaagattttgtttgcttttgatttaatagcatatctttctcttttagtaacACTTCCGGTGATGcatgaataaacagaagcaatctattaaaaaatgtccGATGCAAACAAAATTCTCCCCGGGAGGATACTGTGGAAGACcgtgctgaagtctaggtagactacctcagcagcctttccctcatctacccatCCGGTCACacggtcatagaaggagatgatgttgggcaagcacaacctgcctttcatgagccCGTGCTGGCCGGGCCCGATCCCCTGGATGTCATGCACGTGCCGTGTGATGTGTACGGAGATGATTTGCTCcgtaactttccctggtaccgaggtcagggaagagacaggagagaggagagtggaggaGTGCAGTGATGCGGCTGtgcttgtgacagcagcagacgcGTCAcagcgggggggcggggcgttGTCAGGAGGCTGTCAGAGTAGAGGCAGCGCTGCGGCACTTTGGCCTAGGCCTTCGGTGAGTGCGGTACGCACCTGCTAGCGGCTATGGCTCGGGTGGCTCGGGTGGTCTTCATCACCCTGGCGTTGATCGGAATCGTCCCTTTGGTAATTCTGCTCGTAAATGGCGATGTGCATGAGCACATTCAGCTGTATACGGAGCAGCCGAGTCCGGACATGGCTCAGCCACTGCACGGCACGGAGCAGGGGAGCCAGGGGCCGAGCTGGGAGGCCAAGGGAGCCCTGCTCCTTgatgccctgctgcagtggcgGCTCTGGGTCTTGCCCGGAGTCCTTATCCTGTTCTTTGGCTTCCTGTGCTGCGTCAGGAAAACCAACTACTTGccagagagcagaagcaagttTGGGGTCTGTGTTGCAACCCTTGCCGTCTTCCTTACGCTCCTCTTCCTCAAGATAGCGCAACGTACGCTGGCCGCTGGCGACAGCGACCAGCAAAGttccagcagcgaggaggaggaggaggaggaggaggaggaggacgaggaagaggaagaggaagaggacagtgACTTGGACGAGACACGCGACGTAGGCAGAGTTTGGGCCGACAGCACCCAGTGGCCAGCGCCACACGCGGCCGGCAAGTgccagctggtggaggagctggtggacgACCTTCTTCGTGCCTGCCGAGGAAAAACGTGCCACAGCTTCGTGCCCCGGCTGCAGCCGGCCATCGGGGTGGCCTGCGTCTGTGAAGGATGGAGTGCCCAGGAAGACAACGTCATCTACCGCCTGCTCGTGCCCATGAGAGCTCCCCCTGGGCACGCCTTCCGTGTGGAGCTGGGCAACCCAAAGGGGGCATCAAAAAGGAAGTCCTGTCTGCGTGTGGAGCTGGAGTGCATGTGTGCGAGGGAGCGGCTGCTGGGggacatgctctgctttctccaccacACTCGGAGGGAGCTGAGAGAAAACCAGGAAGCCAGCCTCCTCAACACCTTGTGCAGGGCCTCCTACCTGGACGTGCAGAAAACCACGCGCTGGTTCCAGCAGCGGgtgaaagcagcctggaaatGTCTGCCTCAGTCGCGTGACTGgggcctggagctggtgccCTCCGACCACTCCTGCAAGATCAAG of the Gallus gallus isolate bGalGal1 chromosome 1, bGalGal1.mat.broiler.GRCg7b, whole genome shotgun sequence genome contains:
- the LOC124417271 gene encoding inositol 1,4,5-trisphosphate receptor-interacting protein-like 1, translating into MMLGKHNLPFMSPCWPGPIPWMSCTCRVICTEMICSVTFPGTEVREETGERRVEECSDAAVLVTAADASQRGGGALSGGCQSRGSAAALWPRPSIAQRTLAAGDSDQQSSSSEEEEEEEEEEDEEEEEEEDSDLDETRDVGRVWADSTQWPAPHAAGKCQLVEELVDDLLRACRGKTCHSFVPRLQPAIGVACVCEGWSAQEDNVIYRLLVPMRAPPGHAFRVELGNPKGASKRKSCLRVELECMCARERLLGDMLCFLHHTRRELRENQEASLLNTLCRASYLDVQKTTRWFQQRVKAAWKCLPQSRDWGLELVPSDHSCKIKLTPPSKSTFTIEMTLGVQLDESGTFLSFD
- the LOC124417268 gene encoding inositol 1,4,5-trisphosphate receptor-interacting protein-like 1, which gives rise to MMLGKHNLPFMSPCWPGPIPWMSCTCRVMCTEMICSVTFPGTEVREETGERRVEECSDAAVLVTAADASQRGGGALSGGCQSRGSAAALWPRPSIAQRTLAAGDSDQQSSSSEEEEEEEEEEDEEEEEEEDSDLDETRDVGRVWADSTQWPAPHAAGKCQLVEELVDDLLRACRGKTCHSFVPRLQPAIGVACVCEGWSAQEDNVIYRLLVPMRAPPGHAFRVELGNPKGASKRKSCLRVELECMCARERLLGDMLCFLHHTRRELRENQEASLLNTLCRASYLDVQKTTRWFQQRVKAAWKCLPQSRDWGLELVPSDHSCKIKLTPPSKSTFTIEMTLGVQLDESGTFLSFD